CTTCTGTCCAAGGTCCGGATACCTGCTCGCCTCCGCAACGATGGTCCGATAGATGCCGATCAAGGCCGGTGACATGTAGATCGTCATGAGCTGATGGCCGAACGCAATGAGGATGTCGCGCAGGTGTCGGCCTTCGATCTCGTCAATCACGAGAGAAGAAAGAGCTTTTTCAGCAGATGTACTGACGATTGCGGCGAATAGGCCCTCTTTATTGCCGAACTCGTTGTAGATGTTGCGCTTTGATCCGCCGGCGCGCTCGATGATCGCGTCGATACTCGTCGCGGCGTAGCCCTGCTCAAAAAACAACTCAGCCGCAGCGGCGAGCAATCGCTCGCGACGACCCGGTGCGCGCCTTGACTTCGCAGCAACCATCATTCGCCTCACATTCCGAAATATGCTTGACTGGTAACAAGCATTACCATATCTGTCAATGGTAACACTCATTACCGGAGGCCAGCGTGGCGCGGCTCAACAGGAAGAAACTCGTCGGCGGGCTGCTCTGCGCTGCCGCAATCGCTCTTGCGGCAACGGCCTGGATCTGGGTGCGATCGGGCACCGACATCTCGACCGACAACGCCTATGTCCGCGGCGACGTCACGTCTCTTGCGCCTAAGGTCGGCGGCTATGTCACCGCGGTCGAGGTCCACGACAATCAGTCGGTAAAGGCCGGCGATGTCCTCTTTCGGATCGACGATCGGGACTATCGGGCGCGCCTGGCGCAAGCGGAAGCCAATGTTCAAGCGGCCCAGGCTCAACTAGCGAACGCAAAGGCTCAGACCGATCTGCAACAGGCGACGATTCGACAGGCTGAAGCACAGCGAGATTCCGCCGTCGCTGCACTTGGCCTCGCCACCAAGACAAGCGAGCGCCAACGGGAACTGGTTCGAACGAATGCTGTGAGCCAAGCTCAGGTGGACCAGAGCGACGCCGCTCGCACGCAGGCTGAGGCGGGTGTTGCCGCCGCGGAGGCCGCGCTTGATGCGCAGCAAAAGCGTCTCAATGTGCTCACGACCCAGCGCGAGGCCGCGGAGGCTGCCGTCGCGCAAGCGGAGGCGGCACGCGACCTCGCCAGGATTGATCTCGAGAACACGGTCGTTCGCGCCCCAGTCGGCGGCGTGATTGGGAATCGGCAAGTCAGGGTCGGACGGCTGGTGTCTCCGGGCGCGCCGCTGCTCGACATCGTCCCGGTCGATGACGTTTGGCTGGTGGCGAATTTCAAGGAAACC
The nucleotide sequence above comes from Celeribacter indicus. Encoded proteins:
- a CDS encoding HlyD family secretion protein; its protein translation is MARLNRKKLVGGLLCAAAIALAATAWIWVRSGTDISTDNAYVRGDVTSLAPKVGGYVTAVEVHDNQSVKAGDVLFRIDDRDYRARLAQAEANVQAAQAQLANAKAQTDLQQATIRQAEAQRDSAVAALGLATKTSERQRELVRTNAVSQAQVDQSDAARTQAEAGVAAAEAALDAQQKRLNVLTTQREAAEAAVAQAEAARDLARIDLENTVVRAPVGGVIGNRQVRVGRLVSPGAPLLDIVPVDDVWLVANFKETQVGDIQPGQQVSILIDGYPGRTFDGVVDSLAPGSGSAFSLLPSDNATGNFVRVVQRVPVKIRLVNNPLPGRIVPGLSARIEVKQGSGS
- a CDS encoding TetR/AcrR family transcriptional regulator yields the protein MMVAAKSRRAPGRRERLLAAAAELFFEQGYAATSIDAIIERAGGSKRNIYNEFGNKEGLFAAIVSTSAEKALSSLVIDEIEGRHLRDILIAFGHQLMTIYMSPALIGIYRTIVAEASRYPDLGQKFYQSGPDRATNRLAEVLEAAKARGEIHTDDCIRTAGHFVALIRDNVHLQVVLALRPAPDEKEMQEAVLSAVNLFLNGVEPR